From Paraburkholderia sabiae, a single genomic window includes:
- a CDS encoding iron transporter: MRVSSILSGGVAALAAVAVMSASAAEYPIGKQQIQGGMEIGAVYLQPITMDPEGMMRKASDSDVHLEADIHAVKKNPTGFAEGDWMPYLQVRYELTKPGSSYDQKGDLMAMVADDGPHYGDNVKLAGPGKYHLKLIVEPPMQTGHMAFGRHVDKETGVGPWFKPFTLEYDFTFAGIGKKGGY, translated from the coding sequence ATGCGCGTTTCGTCAATTCTGAGCGGCGGGGTAGCTGCCCTCGCTGCCGTAGCCGTCATGTCGGCATCGGCTGCCGAATATCCGATCGGCAAGCAGCAGATCCAGGGCGGGATGGAAATCGGCGCGGTTTATCTGCAGCCGATCACGATGGATCCGGAAGGCATGATGCGTAAAGCGTCGGATTCCGATGTCCATCTGGAAGCCGACATCCACGCAGTCAAGAAGAATCCGACGGGCTTCGCAGAAGGCGACTGGATGCCTTATCTGCAAGTGCGCTACGAACTGACGAAGCCGGGTTCGAGCTACGACCAGAAGGGCGATCTGATGGCGATGGTGGCCGACGACGGTCCGCACTACGGCGACAACGTCAAGCTCGCTGGCCCGGGCAAGTATCACCTGAAGCTGATCGTCGAACCGCCGATGCAAACCGGCCACATGGCGTTCGGCCGTCACGTCGACAAGGAAACGGGCGTGGGTCCGTGGTTCAAGCCGTTCACGCTCGAATACGACTTCACGTTCGCGGGCATCGGCAAGAAGGGCGGTTACTGA
- a CDS encoding OsmC family protein, with product MADTKVTAHIGSTNFQVLFDDGAHTWLADEPESLGGGDRAPTPNSLLLSSLGACTSITLKMYAQRKGWPLDEVRVTLSMQKEGDGTAIDRQIVLTGNLSDEQQERLLQIANACPVHKILTNPISIRTGLAVA from the coding sequence ATGGCAGACACGAAGGTCACCGCACACATCGGCTCGACGAATTTTCAGGTGCTGTTCGACGACGGCGCGCACACATGGCTCGCCGACGAACCCGAGTCGCTCGGTGGCGGCGATCGCGCGCCGACGCCGAATTCGCTGCTGCTGTCGAGCCTCGGCGCGTGCACGTCGATTACGCTGAAGATGTACGCGCAGCGCAAAGGATGGCCGCTCGACGAAGTGCGCGTGACGCTGTCGATGCAGAAAGAAGGCGACGGTACGGCGATCGATCGCCAGATCGTGCTGACGGGCAATCTGTCCGACGAACAGCAGGAACGACTCCTGCAAATCGCCAATGCATGTCCCGTGCACAAGATCCTGACCAATCCGATCTCGATCCGCACGGGCTTGGCTGTTGCTTGA
- a CDS encoding (2Fe-2S)-binding protein, which yields MIVCVCKSVSDRKIRASIAEGIDTFDELQFELGVAMCCGKCEESVRDVMAQSGVCASHCGVEHHTQAVPLTFYERKAA from the coding sequence ATGATTGTCTGCGTGTGCAAGTCTGTTTCCGACCGAAAAATCCGTGCATCGATTGCCGAAGGTATCGACACGTTCGACGAACTCCAGTTCGAGCTGGGCGTCGCCATGTGCTGTGGCAAGTGCGAGGAGTCCGTGCGGGACGTGATGGCACAAAGCGGCGTCTGCGCGAGCCACTGCGGCGTCGAGCATCACACGCAAGCTGTGCCGCTGACTTTCTACGAACGCAAGGCAGCCTGA
- a CDS encoding FTR1 family iron permease, translating to MGQVVFIVWRESVEALLVVGILYAWLKNGDQQARHGLPYLWAGVAAGILAAIGLGAALVGFTEVLSGDAQDYFQTAMVLVACVLIVQMVIWMKSHGRTLKRDMEQSLKKSTQSASWWSIAVLVALAIAREGSETVIFLYGLGFGQSGHVETSQIVAVLIGLALAFATFYLLQLGGKIFSWRLFFRVTEIMLLFLGAGLFQTGVDKLIDKEILPTILDRVWNTSMILDDSSTFGSLVATLTGYRAHPALMNLITYALYWAVVWFLIRRSKRAPAQQTAGRAA from the coding sequence ATGGGTCAGGTAGTGTTCATCGTATGGCGGGAAAGCGTCGAGGCGCTGCTCGTCGTCGGCATTCTGTACGCGTGGCTGAAGAACGGTGACCAGCAGGCGCGGCACGGTTTGCCGTATCTGTGGGCGGGTGTCGCCGCCGGTATCCTGGCCGCGATCGGTCTGGGCGCGGCGCTGGTCGGCTTTACCGAAGTGCTGTCGGGCGATGCACAAGATTATTTTCAGACCGCGATGGTGCTCGTCGCATGCGTTCTGATCGTGCAGATGGTGATCTGGATGAAGTCGCATGGGCGCACGCTCAAACGCGACATGGAACAGTCGCTAAAGAAGAGCACGCAAAGCGCGAGTTGGTGGAGCATCGCCGTGCTGGTCGCGCTGGCGATCGCGCGTGAAGGCAGCGAGACGGTGATCTTTCTGTACGGCCTCGGCTTCGGCCAGTCGGGCCATGTCGAGACGAGCCAGATCGTGGCCGTGCTGATCGGCCTCGCGCTTGCGTTCGCCACCTTCTACCTGCTGCAGCTGGGCGGCAAGATTTTCTCGTGGCGGCTCTTCTTCCGCGTCACCGAAATCATGCTGCTGTTCCTCGGCGCGGGTCTGTTCCAGACGGGTGTCGACAAGCTGATCGACAAGGAAATCCTGCCGACGATCCTCGATCGCGTGTGGAATACGTCGATGATTCTCGACGACTCGAGCACGTTCGGCTCGCTCGTCGCGACGCTCACGGGTTACCGCGCGCATCCCGCGCTGATGAACCTGATCACGTATGCGCTGTACTGGGCTGTCGTGTGGTTCCTGATCCGCCGTTCGAAGCGCGCTCCGGCGCAGCAGACAGCAGGGCGCGCGGCATGA
- a CDS encoding LysR family transcriptional regulator, whose translation MKIDSHNLNDLMYFSQVVEHGGFSAAERVLGISKSRLSRRLTELEASLGVRLLQRSTRKLALTEAGQLFYQHCQAMLSEAQAAVNVVQQLRASPRGSVRVSVPVTISQTIMSQILPEFMHRYPEVRVVMRVTNRVVDLFEDSIDVALRVRSEPPENANIVVRPLWRTQAMLVGAPSLLSQNAPPLEPADLKRFETLDTPTGDGRHVYHLIAPDGTRHAHEHEPRLVSADLMTVTEAVLAGVGIAALPEMMYGAALRSGRLSPVMPGWTLPSPQLYAVFLSRQGMVPAVRTFVDYLVEMLDPDTGKHIQQECPEREAKNLRLKAAVA comes from the coding sequence ATGAAGATCGACTCGCATAACCTGAACGACCTGATGTACTTCTCGCAGGTCGTCGAACACGGCGGGTTTTCCGCCGCCGAACGCGTGCTCGGCATTTCGAAGTCGCGCCTGTCGCGCCGGCTGACGGAGCTGGAGGCGTCGCTCGGCGTGCGCCTTTTGCAGCGCTCGACGCGCAAGCTCGCGCTGACGGAAGCAGGGCAGCTGTTCTACCAGCACTGTCAGGCGATGCTGTCCGAGGCGCAGGCGGCCGTCAACGTCGTGCAGCAACTGCGCGCGTCGCCGCGTGGCTCCGTGCGCGTGAGCGTGCCCGTGACGATCTCGCAGACCATCATGTCGCAGATCCTGCCGGAATTCATGCATCGTTACCCGGAAGTGCGCGTCGTGATGCGCGTGACGAATCGCGTCGTCGATCTGTTCGAAGATTCGATCGACGTCGCGCTGCGCGTGCGCTCCGAGCCGCCCGAGAACGCGAATATCGTCGTGCGGCCATTGTGGCGCACGCAGGCTATGCTGGTCGGCGCGCCGAGCCTCCTGAGCCAGAATGCGCCGCCGCTCGAGCCCGCCGATCTGAAGCGCTTCGAGACGCTCGACACGCCCACGGGCGACGGCCGTCACGTGTATCACCTGATCGCGCCCGACGGCACGCGCCACGCGCACGAGCATGAGCCGCGCCTCGTGTCGGCCGATCTGATGACGGTGACGGAAGCAGTGCTCGCGGGCGTCGGCATCGCAGCGCTGCCGGAGATGATGTACGGCGCCGCGTTGCGCAGCGGGCGGCTGTCGCCCGTGATGCCGGGCTGGACGCTGCCGTCGCCGCAGCTTTATGCCGTGTTCCTGTCGCGCCAGGGCATGGTGCCTGCAGTGCGGACCTTCGTCGACTATCTCGTCGAGATGCTCGATCCCGACACGGGCAAGCATATCCAGCAGGAATGTCCGGAGCGCGAGGCGAAGAATCTGCGCCTGAAAGCAGCGGTTGCCTGA
- a CDS encoding cupredoxin domain-containing protein: MRINRKIAAFAMAASLVGGAHAAEEAVTFKLEMTDGKLTPARIEVPAGKRIRIEVKNTGKGAAEFESVELRKEKVLAPGAESVVVIAPLDPGTYKFFDDFHQQAQGVIVAK; this comes from the coding sequence ATGAGAATCAACAGGAAGATTGCCGCGTTCGCGATGGCGGCATCGTTAGTCGGCGGCGCGCACGCTGCCGAGGAAGCCGTCACGTTCAAGCTGGAAATGACAGACGGCAAGCTGACGCCGGCACGTATCGAAGTGCCCGCGGGCAAGCGCATCCGGATCGAAGTGAAGAATACGGGCAAGGGCGCGGCGGAATTCGAGAGCGTCGAGCTGCGCAAGGAAAAGGTTCTGGCGCCGGGCGCCGAATCGGTGGTCGTGATCGCGCCGCTCGATCCCGGCACCTACAAGTTTTTCGATGATTTTCATCAGCAGGCGCAGGGCGTGATCGTCGCCAAGTGA
- a CDS encoding SRPBCC family protein, whose amino-acid sequence MNFEHLIQINDPLNPLVETMTREQLWEGLVLRAEQPQLFVMGLDSCSILARTESTLERELHYGHATVRDHVTLTPKESVRYDINATADYVGGSLTMTIEQPDELQLFLRFEYKTSLPSADDNTDPDAHQTQEIVKSAYRESDIDTVRLIRQYVSARNTPDQLH is encoded by the coding sequence TTGAACTTCGAACATCTCATCCAGATCAACGATCCCCTCAATCCGCTCGTCGAAACGATGACGCGCGAGCAGTTGTGGGAAGGTCTCGTGCTGCGCGCAGAGCAGCCGCAGCTGTTCGTGATGGGCCTCGATAGCTGCTCGATCCTCGCGCGCACCGAAAGCACGCTGGAGCGCGAGCTGCACTATGGTCACGCGACCGTGCGCGATCACGTCACGCTCACGCCGAAAGAAAGCGTGCGCTACGACATCAACGCGACGGCGGACTATGTCGGCGGCTCGCTGACGATGACGATCGAGCAGCCCGACGAACTGCAGCTGTTCCTGCGCTTCGAGTACAAAACGAGCCTGCCCTCCGCCGACGACAACACCGACCCGGATGCGCATCAGACGCAAGAGATCGTGAAATCGGCGTATCGCGAGTCGGATATCGATACCGTTCGGCTGATCCGCCAATACGTCAGCGCACGCAATACGCCCGACCAGCTGCACTAA
- a CDS encoding energy transducer TonB, with protein sequence MQATPSLPTGFAPDASARINPRIATVTGIVIGLHVVALAIAFTVRELPPVPVETQRTITAELLPPPAPAAAPVAIESAPPPKPVPVQKVKPKVQPRPTPKPTPTPMPVAQAPSQHEISAPETAPAPPAPPAPAAPAAPAAPVAKPTMSITAPKDASHLNCSIVEPTYPAMSRRRGETGRAIVQFILSASGRIENVELKKSSGYERLDQAALDAIRSSSCKPYVVDGEATRVPAVQPFDFSLNN encoded by the coding sequence ATGCAGGCCACGCCCTCTCTCCCAACCGGTTTCGCGCCGGACGCTTCTGCCCGAATCAATCCGCGTATCGCTACGGTGACGGGAATCGTCATCGGACTTCACGTCGTCGCGCTGGCTATCGCCTTCACGGTGCGTGAGCTGCCGCCCGTGCCCGTCGAGACGCAGCGCACGATCACGGCGGAGCTGTTGCCGCCGCCGGCGCCCGCTGCCGCGCCCGTCGCGATCGAATCGGCCCCGCCGCCGAAGCCTGTGCCCGTGCAGAAGGTCAAGCCGAAGGTGCAGCCGCGCCCGACGCCCAAACCCACGCCGACTCCGATGCCCGTCGCCCAGGCGCCGTCGCAGCACGAGATCAGCGCGCCCGAAACGGCTCCTGCACCGCCCGCGCCTCCGGCACCGGCTGCGCCCGCAGCGCCTGCCGCACCCGTTGCGAAGCCGACGATGTCGATCACCGCGCCGAAAGACGCGTCGCATCTGAACTGCAGCATCGTCGAGCCGACGTATCCGGCGATGTCGCGCCGGCGCGGCGAGACGGGACGGGCGATTGTCCAGTTCATCCTGTCGGCGTCCGGCCGGATCGAAAACGTCGAACTGAAAAAGAGCAGTGGCTATGAACGCCTCGATCAGGCGGCGCTCGATGCTATCCGCTCCAGTTCGTGCAAGCCCTATGTAGTGGATGGCGAGGCGACGCGCGTGCCTGCCGTTCAGCCGTTCGACTTCAGCCTGAACAACTGA
- a CDS encoding GlcG/HbpS family heme-binding protein — MRTKPVLTDEDVRSMAAAAEAHAAANHWTVTVAILDDGGHLLYLHRMDGAAPSTVDMATAKGRTAALGRRETKVYEDIIKQGRIAFLSAPLAAMVEGGVPIVVEGETVGAIGVSGVKSEQDTAIARAGIAALVLH, encoded by the coding sequence GTGAGAACCAAACCCGTATTGACCGACGAAGACGTCCGCTCCATGGCCGCCGCAGCCGAAGCGCATGCGGCGGCGAATCACTGGACCGTCACTGTCGCCATCCTCGACGATGGCGGTCACCTCCTCTATCTGCATCGAATGGACGGCGCTGCGCCCAGCACGGTCGACATGGCGACCGCGAAAGGGCGCACGGCGGCGCTCGGGCGTCGCGAGACCAAGGTCTACGAAGACATCATCAAGCAGGGGCGCATTGCGTTTCTAAGCGCGCCGCTCGCCGCGATGGTGGAGGGCGGCGTGCCGATCGTCGTGGAAGGCGAGACGGTGGGCGCAATCGGCGTGTCGGGCGTGAAGTCGGAGCAGGACACGGCGATCGCGCGCGCGGGCATCGCGGCACTCGTGTTGCACTGA
- the hemP gene encoding hemin uptake protein HemP: MTNMTRSSTLSLRRPAAAALTTSRPAKSVTTAPAERQAGNSGNTAQTAESAERVLRSDALLQGRSHVSIVHNGETYQLRATRLGKLILTK, encoded by the coding sequence ATGACGAACATGACGCGCTCTTCCACGCTCAGCCTGCGCCGCCCTGCAGCAGCGGCACTCACGACCAGCCGTCCGGCCAAATCGGTGACGACGGCACCTGCGGAACGTCAGGCAGGCAACAGCGGCAATACGGCGCAAACTGCCGAGTCGGCGGAACGCGTGCTGCGTAGCGATGCGCTGCTCCAGGGCCGCAGCCATGTGAGCATCGTGCATAACGGCGAGACGTATCAGCTGCGCGCCACGCGATTGGGCAAGCTGATTCTGACGAAGTAA
- a CDS encoding MotA/TolQ/ExbB proton channel family protein, which yields MQNYGIAHVWAQGDFVTRGIALALLIMSVLSWSVIVVKSWNVMRLNRLTKNAEKAFWHSDDFADGVKKLGRDTSSPAENPFLALALSGQEAADHHHQTQPHLHDRMDVSDWVTRCLKDTMDESVARMQAGLAILASIGSTAPFVGLFGTVWGIYHALLTIGATGQSSIDQVAGPVGEALIMTAFGLFVAIPAVLGYNALTRANKGIVSKLNRFAHGLHAFFVTGARLSSSKRGDGLRLATRAN from the coding sequence ATGCAGAACTACGGTATTGCCCACGTCTGGGCACAAGGGGATTTCGTCACACGCGGCATCGCGTTGGCGTTGCTGATCATGTCGGTGCTGTCGTGGAGCGTGATCGTCGTCAAGAGCTGGAACGTGATGCGCCTGAACCGCCTCACCAAGAACGCCGAAAAGGCCTTCTGGCATTCGGACGATTTCGCCGACGGCGTGAAGAAGCTCGGCCGCGACACGTCGTCGCCGGCTGAAAATCCGTTCCTCGCGCTCGCACTGTCGGGCCAGGAAGCCGCCGATCACCATCATCAGACGCAACCGCATCTGCACGACCGCATGGACGTGTCCGACTGGGTCACGCGCTGCCTGAAGGACACGATGGACGAAAGCGTCGCGCGCATGCAGGCGGGTCTCGCGATCCTCGCGTCGATCGGCAGCACGGCGCCGTTCGTCGGCCTGTTCGGCACGGTGTGGGGCATCTATCACGCGCTGCTGACGATCGGCGCGACGGGTCAGTCGTCGATCGATCAGGTCGCCGGTCCCGTCGGCGAAGCGCTGATCATGACGGCCTTCGGTCTGTTCGTCGCGATTCCCGCCGTGCTCGGCTACAACGCACTGACGCGCGCCAACAAGGGTATCGTCAGCAAGCTGAACCGCTTTGCCCATGGTCTCCATGCGTTCTTCGTCACGGGCGCACGCCTGTCGTCGTCGAAACGCGGAGACGGTCTTCGGCTCGCGACCCGCGCCAACTAA
- a CDS encoding ExbD/TolR family protein yields MAMSPFAGDEDDGLMNEINMTPLVDVMLVLLIVFMVTIPVIRHAVKIDLPHASSQKEDTKPAQVTVSIDADGNLLWDEQKISDDVLQAKIAAAAQQNPQPELHLSADRKVAYEKVAEVMSAAQAGGLTKIGFVTEPKAH; encoded by the coding sequence ATGGCAATGAGCCCTTTCGCCGGCGACGAAGACGACGGCCTCATGAACGAAATCAACATGACGCCGCTCGTCGACGTCATGTTGGTTCTCCTGATCGTGTTCATGGTGACGATCCCCGTGATCCGCCATGCGGTGAAGATCGACCTGCCGCACGCGAGCAGCCAGAAGGAAGACACGAAGCCCGCGCAGGTGACGGTTTCGATCGACGCCGACGGCAATCTGCTGTGGGACGAGCAGAAAATTTCCGACGACGTGCTGCAGGCGAAAATCGCCGCGGCTGCCCAGCAGAATCCGCAGCCTGAGCTGCATCTCAGCGCAGATCGCAAGGTCGCGTACGAGAAAGTTGCAGAGGTGATGTCGGCGGCGCAGGCAGGCGGACTGACCAAGATCGGCTTCGTCACGGAGCCGAAGGCGCACTGA
- a CDS encoding pirin family protein yields MSATRTIERTYPSVRTVEGGGFVVHRPFPTRMLMDFDPFLLLDEMGPVDYAPGEAKGAPDHPHRGFETVTYVLEGEFGHKDSAGHSGTLRAGDVQWMTAGAGVVHSEMPDPSFVATGGRVHGLQLWVNLPKRDKMIAPRYQEMPSAGIPVATSDEGKVRVKVIAGEALGVKAAIETRTPILYQHFTLQPGARIVHPVPRDYRVFAYGLSGTGFYSDERLEIGPQQMIVFDNDGDTVTIAAGDAPLDVLLFGGVPLNEPVVRYGPFVMNTEDEIRQAVIDYQAGRMGQITH; encoded by the coding sequence ATGAGCGCGACCCGCACGATCGAACGCACGTATCCGTCCGTACGCACGGTTGAGGGCGGCGGTTTCGTCGTCCACCGGCCGTTTCCGACCCGCATGCTGATGGATTTCGACCCGTTTCTGCTGCTCGACGAAATGGGCCCCGTCGACTACGCGCCCGGCGAGGCGAAAGGCGCGCCCGATCACCCGCATCGCGGCTTCGAAACGGTCACGTATGTGCTTGAAGGCGAGTTCGGTCATAAGGATTCGGCGGGCCATTCGGGCACGCTGCGCGCAGGCGACGTGCAATGGATGACGGCAGGCGCTGGCGTCGTGCATAGCGAGATGCCCGATCCGTCGTTCGTCGCGACGGGCGGCCGCGTGCACGGCCTGCAGCTGTGGGTGAATCTGCCGAAGCGCGACAAGATGATCGCGCCGCGTTATCAGGAAATGCCGTCGGCGGGCATTCCCGTCGCGACCTCGGACGAAGGCAAGGTGCGCGTGAAAGTGATCGCGGGCGAAGCGCTCGGCGTGAAGGCCGCCATCGAAACGCGCACGCCCATTCTGTACCAGCATTTCACGCTGCAGCCGGGCGCGCGGATCGTGCATCCCGTGCCGCGCGACTATCGCGTGTTTGCGTATGGGTTGTCGGGCACCGGCTTTTATAGCGACGAGCGGCTGGAAATCGGACCACAACAGATGATCGTGTTCGACAACGACGGCGACACGGTGACGATCGCCGCGGGCGACGCGCCGCTAGATGTGCTGCTGTTCGGCGGCGTGCCGCTGAACGAGCCCGTCGTGCGTTATGGCCCGTTCGTGATGAATACGGAAGACGAAATCCGTCAGGCCGTGATCGACTATCAGGCGGGTCGGATGGGACAGATCACGCACTGA
- a CDS encoding 4Fe-4S binding protein, with the protein MSSAVATRRSRLAEAGHWMQRHGAVIRGIQWVVVGVYAFLILVPAFTELPGDTAHLWNNLTLAAQFVFWGIWWPFVLLSMVMLGRVWCGVLCPEGALAEFASKYGRGWAIPRWMRWGGWPFVAFGLTTIYGQMVSVYQYPKAVLLVLGGSTFAAIIIGLLYGREKRVWCKYLCPVNGVFSLLARLAPFHYKVDEEAWRRSYKEGEHGHRVIPINCAPLVPLRNMKGASACHMCGRCSGHRDAIALTWRKPSSEVVDLGDKQASAWDTALILYGLLGIAIGAFHWTGSPWFIDVKQSLATWLIDHDIMWPLDTNAPWFLFTHYPEQNDVFSWLDGTMIIAYILATGAVYGTALLALLAGATRVLGRFNMTRLHHLAQALIPIAGTGVFLGLSATTLSLLKAEHVPLDWASDVRIAILVIANAWSAWLAWLVTGRYSARVFQRGLSMVWFMAALAVVDSAWWLMFWYWPAH; encoded by the coding sequence ATGAGCAGTGCAGTTGCAACCCGCCGCAGCCGGCTTGCAGAAGCCGGCCACTGGATGCAGCGCCACGGCGCTGTCATCCGCGGCATCCAGTGGGTCGTCGTTGGCGTCTATGCATTTCTGATTCTCGTGCCCGCGTTCACCGAACTGCCGGGCGACACGGCGCATCTGTGGAACAACCTGACGCTAGCCGCGCAGTTCGTGTTCTGGGGCATCTGGTGGCCGTTCGTGCTGCTGTCGATGGTGATGCTCGGCCGCGTATGGTGCGGCGTGCTGTGCCCCGAAGGCGCGCTCGCGGAGTTCGCGAGCAAATATGGACGAGGCTGGGCGATTCCGCGCTGGATGCGCTGGGGCGGCTGGCCATTCGTCGCATTCGGTCTGACGACGATCTACGGCCAGATGGTCAGCGTCTATCAATATCCGAAAGCAGTCTTACTAGTCTTAGGCGGATCGACCTTCGCCGCGATCATCATCGGATTGCTATACGGTCGAGAGAAGCGCGTCTGGTGTAAATACCTGTGCCCCGTCAACGGGGTATTTTCGCTTCTGGCGCGTCTCGCGCCGTTCCACTACAAGGTCGACGAGGAAGCGTGGCGCCGCTCGTACAAGGAAGGCGAGCACGGGCATCGCGTGATCCCGATCAACTGCGCGCCGCTCGTGCCGTTGCGCAACATGAAGGGCGCGTCGGCGTGTCATATGTGCGGCCGTTGCAGCGGGCACCGCGACGCGATTGCGCTGACGTGGCGCAAGCCGTCGTCGGAAGTCGTGGATCTCGGCGACAAGCAGGCGAGCGCGTGGGACACGGCGCTGATTCTGTACGGCCTGCTCGGCATCGCGATCGGCGCGTTCCACTGGACGGGCTCGCCGTGGTTCATCGACGTCAAGCAGTCGCTCGCGACGTGGCTCATCGATCACGACATCATGTGGCCGCTCGACACGAACGCGCCGTGGTTCCTGTTCACGCATTACCCCGAACAGAACGACGTGTTCTCGTGGCTCGACGGCACGATGATCATCGCCTACATCCTCGCGACGGGCGCGGTCTACGGCACGGCGCTGCTGGCGCTGCTGGCGGGCGCGACACGCGTGCTGGGCCGCTTCAACATGACGCGCCTGCATCATCTCGCGCAGGCGCTGATTCCGATCGCGGGCACGGGCGTGTTCCTCGGTCTGTCGGCGACGACGCTGTCGCTGCTCAAGGCCGAGCATGTGCCGCTCGACTGGGCGTCGGACGTGCGTATCGCGATTCTCGTGATCGCAAATGCGTGGAGCGCGTGGCTCGCGTGGCTGGTGACGGGCCGCTATTCGGCACGGGTTTTCCAGCGCGGGCTGTCGATGGTATGGTTCATGGCAGCACTGGCCGTCGTCGATAGCGCGTGGTGGCTGATGTTCTGGTACTGGCCGGCACACTGA